TCGGTTTCCGCATCCAGGGACTTGTAAGCGTCTCCTCCATGTCGTGTGTAGATATGGATTCGGCCCGCACCTTGGTGGGCCATTTTTTTTGTTGGGTCTCGTTCGATCCGTTGACGCAGGTGGGTCGGTGCGTCATGCGATTCGGACGGACTCGGTAGTATTACCCATTAGGAAGTCGTGATTGGCTTCCGCTACGTCGCGTATGTAATCCCATAGGGCTTTCACACGTGCAAGCTCGCGCCGCTCAGGCGGAGCAACGAGCCAGAAAGTTCGCGTTATATCTATTTGGTCGGGCAGAACGGGTACGAGATCTCCACCCAGACTTCCAAGGAAACATGGCAGCACTCCGATCCCAAATCCGGCTCGGACCGCTTCGGCCTGTGCGATAACACTGGTGCTGCGGAAGACAGGCTTGAGGCTCGGCAGCCAGCGCGGTAGCGAAAACTGCTGGTTCGAAAAGATCAGGTCGTCGACATAGTCAATCCACCTGTGACCGATGAGATCCTCGGTTGTTTTGATGGGAGGATGCTCACTTAGATATTGCGGGGTAGCGTACGGCAGAAGCCGGTACTCGGTCAGCTTGCACGTGACGAAACTGTTGGCGCTTGGCCGGTCGATTGCGACGGATGCATCGGCCTCCCGTTTGGACAGATTGACGTTACGTGGCAACGGGAGCACGTCGACCGTGATTCCAGGATGCCTGGCGCAGAAATGTGTAACTTGCGGCGCTAGAAAAAACGTTCCAAACCCTTCCGTCGCGCCAAGGCGGATCTCGCCAGTTAGAGTTACCGAGTCGCTGAAGACGCTAGTTTCAACAGCCTGCAGGGTAGTTTCTAGCCTTTCCACATGTTCCAGTAGTCGATGGCCTGCCGCCGTCAGGCGCAAGCCCTGCGAACTTCGTTCGAACAGTTTCGAACCGGTGTCCCGTTCCAGACGCTGGATCCGCCGCGAAATCGTGGACTGGCTCATCTTGAGCGCGTGTGCCGCTTCGAGGGCGGATTGGGACCGTGCTGCGCCTAGAAAAATGCGTAGGTTGTCCCAGTCAAACTGGTTCATCGGTGTCTCCTCGTTATGCATTTTTGCATAGCGGTCTTGCGAAATATGATAGTCCAATTGCAGAAATAGTGAAATAAGATGCCCTCTAACAACGGACCGCAGAACGCCCACCAAGGAGACGCATCCCATGAGTAGTCGTATCGACCATTTCATCGCCGGCAAGCAATTTTCTGAGGCGGATACTCGTACTGGACCTGTATTCAACCCTTCGACTGGCCGGGAGATCGCTCGCTGCGCGTACGGTAGCCGTTCGACAGTCGATCATGCGGTTCAGGTAGCTACAGAAGCTGGTCGGCGCTGGGCGAGGGGTTCACATGCTTCTCGTCAGGCAGTGATTTTCAAGCTGCGCGACCTCATGCTTCATAACTTTGATCTGTTGGCTGAAGTCATCGGCCGTGAGCATGGCAAGACGATTGAGGATGCGAAGGGTGAACTCGGACGTGCAATCGAAGGGATCGAATTCGCCTGCGGTGCACCACATGTCAGCAAAGGCGAGTACGCGAACAACGTAGGCGGAGACATCGAAGTCTTTTCGATGCGGCGCCCGATTGGTGTGGTCGGTTGCATCACACCATTCAACTTCCCGATTATGGTTCCCGCAGTGATGATGACAATGGCTGTTGCTGTAGGGAACAGCGTTGTCTGGAAACCATCGGAGAAGGTGCCGAGTGCCGCGATCGAGTTCGCGCGGCTCTGGAAGGAGGCGGGTCTTCCAGATGGCGTCTTCAACGTCGTACAGGGAGATAAGGAAGTTGTCGACGCGATTCTCGAGCATCCCGGAATAGCTGGAATCAGCTTCGTCGGATCGACCCCCGTCGGTGAGTACATCTATCAGAAAGGGACATCGCACAACAAGCGCGTCGCTGCATTCACCGGTGGGAAGAACCACATGATTGTCATGCCTGACGCTGATCTCGATGCAGCTGCCAGTGCGTTCGTATCGGCCGGTTTTGGCTCGTCGAGCCAGCGTTGCATGGCGGTCTCGCTGTTGTTGCCCGTAGGGCACGAAACGGCTGATCGCCTTTTGGAACTCGTCGTTCCAAAAATTAAAGCTTTGAAGGTTGGAGCCTATGACGATCCGTCCGCAGATTTTGGTGCTGTCGTCAGCAGCGAATCCAAGGCAACAGTCGAGGGGGCTATTGGCCGATGCATCGAAGAAGGTGGCCAGATGGTAATCGACGGGCGAAACGTGTCGGTTCCGGGGCATCCAGATGGATACTACCTTGGCCCAACCCTCTTTGATCGCGTGACCACCGATATGCAAATGTACAAAGAGGAGATCTTTGGACCGGTTCGGGGAATCTTGCGTCCTGCGACGCTCAATGAAGCCATCGACATCACAAACGAGCACGAGTATGGGAACGGCTCGGTCATCTTCACTCGCGATGGAAAAACGGCACATCGCTTCATGATGGAAGTTGAATCGGGAATGATTGGAGTCAACGTACCCGTCCCGCTTCCGACAGCCTCCTTCAATTTCGGCGGACTGAGGCGCTCGAAGTTTGGCGACGGCCATCTGTACGGTCCGGATGCCGCACGTTTTTATACCAAGCTTAAGACCATTTCGCAGCGATGGCCCGAGCCGGACACGGCGGCGTTGCCAATCTCGTTGGCCTTCAATCCGGCGGGCTGAGGTCGAATATTCTCAGGTGATTAAGGCAGACGATCAGGGATGCCGGACGGCTGCCTGCAATCTGCCTTTGAGGCGCAATCTAAAAGTAGCGAGGATAGCTGTATGAAAGCGGTCTTGATCGTTCATGAGGACGGCAGTGACAAACCACGACTGAAATATTCAACTGTCGACGATCCGGTGCCAGGTCCAAACGACCTGCTCGTGAGTGTCAGGTCAGCGGGCATTAACCGTATCGATCTTCAACGCTCTACTGCCCACGGAGGACCAACTGCAGGGAAGCCGTTGATAGCTGGCCTGGAGATAGCCGGAGAAGTTCTGGAACTTGGAAGAGACGTAAAAGGATTCAAGGTTGGAGATGTCGTCATGGGTATGACGACAGGAGCGTACGCCGAAAAGGCAACGATCGACCACCGCCTGGCAATGCCAATACCCGAACCATTTTCGTTTGATCAGGCAGTAGCCGTTACAACAGTCTATGCCACGGCGCACAACGCACTTGTTACCAACGGACGGTTCCGTAGGGGGCAGACAGTTCTGATTCAGGGCGCCGCATCCGCAGTAGGTGTTGCCACGTTACAGATTGCGAAGGCAATGGGTGCAGGAGTGGTAATCGGTACAGGACGCAGCTTCCGCAAGGGGGAGCAGGTTCTACGGCTTGGCCTTGATCGCTTTTTGGTTAAAGGCCAAGACTCTGTTGCCGAAGAAGTCGCACGTCTTACCAACGACCGCGGCGTCGATGTTGTCGTTGATATGGTTGGCGGGACTGCGCTTTCCGACAATTTGACGAGCGTAGCGCTCGGTGGCCATATCGTGAACGTCGGCTGGATGGGAGGCAAACGTGACGAACTGGACCTCGATACGCTCGCGCGAAAGCGAGTCACTCTCGTAGGAGTGTCGTTCCGGACGCGCACTATTGAACAGAAGGCCGAACTCTTTATGCAGTTCCAGAAAGATGTCTTTCCATTATTTCTGGAAGGAAAGATCTCTCCAATCATCGAAAAGTCCTATCCACTTTCGGAGGCGGAAGCAGTTCAGGACGAAATCGCACAGGACACACATCTCGGCAAATTCCTCCTGCATCCCTGATCTCACGCAAAGTAAATTCTTATAGGAGACAAGCATGGACATCGGATTCATTGGCCTTGGAAATATGGGGATCCCGATGGTAAGGAACCTGTTGGTGGCCGGAAATCAAGTTCATGTCTTTGACATGTCGGATAAAGCCATCTCGGAGGCGGTCGAGTACGGTGCCGTGGCCACATCCTCCATCAGTGAGCTTGCCAAAAAGGTTGACGTGATCGTCAGCATGCTTCCGACACCCGCCATTGTCAAGGAAGTGATGGTCTCGCCAGAAGGTGTCATTCCTAATGCAAGGGAAGGCACTTTGGTTATCGACTGCAGTACGAGTGATCCGAAAACGGCGGTCCAACTGGAAGCGCTCGCAGTAACAAGGGGTTTGAATTTGATTGACGCGCCGGTGTCCGGCGGCGTTCCCGGAGCAAAGGCTGGAACGCTGACTTTCATGGTAGGCGGAACAGAAGCGGGTTTTTTGGCCGCCAAACCCGTCTTGACTGCGATGGGGCAAAACGTAGTTCATTGCGGTCCTCCGGGAAGTGGCCAGGCAGCGAAACTTTGCAACAACCTACTTCTTGGTGTGTCGACCATCGCGGTCTCGGAATCGATGTGCCTCGGAGTACGTCTCGGCCTCGATCCGTCTGTTCTAGCGAACATTATCAACAGTTCTTCGGGGCGCTGCTGGGTATCCGAAGTCTATAACCCCTACCCAGGCGTAGTGTCAGGGTCCCCGGCCTCTAACGACTTTTTGGGAGGCTTCGCCTGTGACCTGATGATCAAGGATCTTTCTCTGGCTCTTGATGCGGCGCACGGCGTCCATCAGCCCTTACCCATGACAGCGGCTTCAAAGCAATTTTTCCAGATCATGAGTCACCAGGGAAACGGTGCCAAAGACATAACGGCGATTGTGAGGATGTTCCAACAATAACGAGCCGTATGGCCACGAAGAGGAAGACAGGAGACAGACAATGAAAAAGCATACTCTCAAAAATTCTATTGCTATGGTCTTTGCTGTACTGGCATCAAGTTCCAACGCACAGCAAGGCAAAATTTCAGATGATGTTGTCAAGATCGGTGTCTTAACCGATATGTCCGGAAGCTATTCGGAGTTTTCTGGGGCAGGTGCGGTTGCCGCGGTCAAGATGGCCGTCGATGATTTTGGTGGAAAGGTATTGGGCAAACCTATCGAGGTCGTAGTTGCCGACCACCAGAATAAGACTGATCTTGCTTCAACCAAGGCACGCGAGTGGTTCGACACTCAAAAGGTCGATGTAATTGTCGATTTGACAAATTCTTCGATCGCCCTCGCTGTCAGCCGGCTCGCCATGGAAAAAAGCAAAATCGCGATTGTGACTGGAGCGATGACCGAGCGACTGACGAACGAGGAGTGCTCTCCGAATACGGTGCACTACGTCGCAGACTCGTACGCTTTCGCCAACGGTACAGGGAAGGCGATGGTCGATCAGGGTGGAAACACCTGGTTTATCGTGGCGGCGGATTATGCTTTCGGAAACCTGATGCTGGGCCGGCTTAGTACAACGGTAACCAATAGCGGCGGCAAGGTAGTCGGATACATCAAGCATCCGCTAGCCGCATCAGATTTTTCTTCTTTCATTCTTCAGGCGCAATCTTCGGGCGCAAGAGTCATCGGACTAGCCAACGCTGGCGTCGACACTGTCAACGCGATGAAGTCGGCGCAAGAATTCGGGATCACTCGAGGCGGAAAGCAGAACATCGTCGGACTCGCCACTGTGATAACCGATGTACATGCCATGGGTCTTAATATCGCACAGGGACTCTTGCTGACCACTCCGTTCTATTGGGACATGAATGATGCTACACGGCAATTCTCAAAGCGATACTTCAGCAGAGTTAAAAAGATGCCCAATATGGTACAAGCGGGTGATTACTCTGCCGTTACTCACTATCTAAAAGCTGTCGAGGCCACAGGAACCGACGAGGCGGGTGCAGTAATGCAAAAAATGCGAGAGATCCCGATCAATGATTTTTTCGCAAAGAACGGAACCATTCGGGAAGATGGACGCATGGTTCACGATATGTATTTGATGCAGGTCAAAACTCCTGCAGAGTCGAAATATCCGTGGGATTACTATAAGCTGGTTAAGCAACTGCCAGCTTCGACCGTCACGATCTCACCTGAAAAGAGCGCATGCCGTCTCTTTAAACAAAAGTCTTAGAGAGAGTGCGATATCACTCGCGCCTAATCGCGAAGCGGGTAACCGATCTTATAAAAAGGTCTCACCCGGTCGAACCATACTGATGATTGAACACAATATGAGCATCGTGTCGGGGATCAGTGACCGCATCACGTTGCTTCAACGTGGGTCTGCGATCGCCGAGGGTAGCTACCGGGAGGTGTTGTCCCTACCAGAAGTCCTTGAGGCGTATGTGGGTTCGATCGAGCAAGAATGAACTGCCCGGCCGTGTCGACAGAAAGCGTATGGGGTCGGGAATGAGGCACTTGAGATAACGAATCTGCAGGCGTGGTATGGAGAGTCACACATTCTCCCCGGTGTAGATATCAATGTCGATGATGGAGAGGTTGTGACTCTCCTGGGCAAAACTGATTTGGGCGTAAGACAACCCTGGGCAGCGTGCTTTTCTGTCTGGCTAGAGGAAGCACATCAAGATCGGGGACCATCAATCGCGTGTCGGCGACGAAATTCGGTCGGAGTGCAGCGCACTTCTCGTTTAAAGAATTTTACGAAGTTCGTTGCTTCCTCAAATCCGAGTTTTACAGCGATGGCATTGATAGGTAGATCAGTATGGGCGAGCAAGCGCTTTGCTTCTAGATTTATACGCGTTGTGATAAACGATTTTGCAGTCATGTCCATTACCGATAAAGTCGCACGCGTAAGGCTCTTTTCCGTATAACCTAGCTGCCTCGCGTACTCGGCAACTTGATGCGATTGCGCAAACTGCTGGTCTACCAACTGCTCAAAGCGTTTGAACCGATTTAGTTCAGGAGAGTTCAGCATCTTCTCTCCCTGCTCTTGACCTCGAAGGATATTTATTCGAATCAATAAGGTGTGGAGTTGATATCTCAGAAGGGCATGAATATCTTCGGATGGGGCGGCTATCTGCGCGTCCTCACGCATCTGCGAGATTGAGTTCACTAGACATCGCTGATCTTCTGACCTCAGGTTAAGGTGCCTCGGTAGTCGCTCTACATCGAAAACGAGCTTTACGTCGCGCGTTGGCGTCAACGCTGGCAGAAGGAATTCTGGGCGAAATAGAATAATCCAACCATCCCAATTCTCATCCTTCCCGAAACTGTGTGCCTGTCCTGGCCGTACCACGAGCAGGGATCCGGGCTCGCAGCCAATGGCCTTGAAATCGACCCATTGCGTGCATTGTCCATCGGTGACATATACGAGCGAGTGAAAACGATAGCGGTGTGTATTGACCGACTGCTTATTACGACGCCTGCGCTTCAGGTCGCTTACGGGAATGATCTCCAAGTCCAGGCGGTAGGGGGCGCTTGGCTGGTAGTCGAGTCGTTGAATTTCCCTATTGCGTGCTTGCTCTTTGGTCACTTCCCAATCCTCATGCGGCCAAATGGCGATATGTCCGAAAAATATCATTTTGGGGCTATTTCTTACCTTTTTCTAGCGTTTCTTAGTCTCATAATAACCATCGACGCTTGATTCCGAAAGATCTCGCGCTCGACGGGCCGACACAAGGGGCGTGGTTGCTGTCCGGGAGATTGGTTCGGGATGGGGGGCATATGATGCCGGCATGGTTCTGCAGCTCATTGGCATCCCAGAGCGCTTCAAGGTCTGGACCTTGCGACACGTAAATAGCCCATCGAACTTTCGAACGGCGTCAAAAGGAGAGTCGTCAATGGTTTATCTCACTGCAATCAGATGGGGAATAGTTATGAGCGTCGCTGCGGGACTTGGTGCTGGGGTCGCCTATGCACAGAACATTCAGAAGATGAATCCGGACAATGTTGCACCGCCGATTGTGCCGGAATATAGCCATCTTGCGGTTGTGCCGTCGGGCATGAAACTGCTTTACCTAGCGGGCCAACTTGGTATTCGTCCGGACGGCTCGATTCCGGAATCCTTCGACGATCAATTGATTCAAGCATACGAGAATGTGCGTCACATTCTCGCCTCTCAAGGTGCGAGTCCGCAGGATATTGTAAAAGTATCGGTCTATGCCGTTGGCGAGCCTGTCGATCGCAAGCGCCTTTCTGAGTATCGACATCGGTTTTTTGCTGGTGCACCTCACCCGGCCAGCACTTTTATCTTTGTCAGCAAGCTCGCTCGTCCAGATTTCCTCGTAGAAGTGGAAGCCATAGCTGCCGTGCCTGTGAGTCACCAATGATCTCGATCCGCTGATGTAGCGCGTGCGTGATTCTAAGCTAAGGCTGGTAACAGAATTTGATATAGATAGCGCCGCCTTTCAAATGTTTTGGAAAACTAATATGACTAATTCATCTTTATTGCCAGTGTCTAACGGGAGAATTTTGAGAATCTGTCTTTGGGCAGCGCAGATTCTGGTATCCGGATTCTTCGCGCTCGCAGCTTCCATGAAGATTGGGATGTCGATCGAGCCACTCGCGAAAATCTTTCCTTGGATGGGGCAGGTTCCATCATGGGTCGTTCGTGGCACGGGGATTTTCGATCTCGCAGGCGCTTTGGGGCTTGTCTTGCCTGCTGTGACGCGCGTTGCGCCTCGTTTGACTATCTGGGCGGCCTGGGGTTGTTCAGGCCTTCAGTTTTGCGCGATCCTATTTCATTTTTCGCGTGGAGAAGCAGTCGCTACGCCACTCAACTTCATCTTGCTAGCCCTTTCGCTGTTCATTGTTTGGGGGCGTAGCCTTAAGGCTTCAATTTATGCCGGAGGTTCGCTCCGCAAAACCCCTGGATGAGGTTGGGAAAATCAAAACCAGAAGGAGACGCATGTTAACGGGCGATGATAGCCCGTTAACGGGATTGGGAGATGACTATGTGACTGCGCTGGAAGCCATCAACGCTTTAGCGCGTGCTTTGGCTTGCCGTCGTGAAAGCCACGGCGAATAGCGCCAGGGCTGTTCCCTGTCCATTTGCGGAATGCGCGATGAAATGCGCTTGGCTCTGTGAACCCCAGTTTGCAGGCGATCTCGGCCACCGTATGCGAGCCCTCGTGAAGCAATGACAGAGCCAGCGCACTTCGCATCTCGTCCTTGATGGTCGCAAAGCTCTGCCCTTCGTCACGCAGGCGCCGTCGCAACGTCGCCGGCGTCATACGCAATTGCCGGGCTAGTGTCTCGAAGTTGGGCCATTCAGCCGCAGGTACGGCTTTGAGGTGCGCGCGCATTCTCGTCACCCACCCGGTGTCATGACGATAGCGTACGAGGAGGTTGCCCGGTGCACCGCGCAGAAAGCTCTTCAGCGCCTGTTCTGACCGAATCGTGGGAAGATCGAGATAAGAAGCGTCGAATACGAGACGGTTGTCCGGTTGACCGAAATGCACCGGCACACCGAAGAACTGTCGATAGTCGGTGCGCTGGTCGGGGCATAGGCATGCGAAGTCGATGCGTTGTAGGGGAATGCGCCGGCCGACTAACCAGCAAGCCAAGCCGAGCAGGATTAGCCAGAAAGTCCGGTAGGCGAAGGCGGGGTGAGGAACGCACTGACCGGTAAGCACAACCTGAGCCTTGCCGTCTGCAACGACCAATTCGCCGTGTGGGTCGTCGAGTACCACGCGCAGAAATTTCAGGGCGCGGCGCAGTGCCTTGCCGAGCTTACCCGCGTGCAATACCGTGTGACAAAGCAAGGCAAAACTTCCGTACCTCATCGGACGCGCAGACAAACCGAAGAACTCGTCATCGGACGCCTCGGCGATCGCGTGCCAGAGCCGGCCGTATTGCTGCGTCGTGACCGGCTCGAGTACGTTGACGGGCAGTCCCGCCGCAGCCAACACCGGCTCCACGGCGAACCCTTGCCGACGCAGGCAGGCGAGTGCGTCCGCGACAAAATCTGGCGAAATCGTCTGCTGCGCCAATCGATGCCCCCAAATATGGCAAAACCAATCCGTATTCTAGATTCCATTTGTCATTGATTGCAATGTCTCGGCTGTCTACCATC
This Paraburkholderia phymatum STM815 DNA region includes the following protein-coding sequences:
- a CDS encoding LysR family transcriptional regulator, yielding MNQFDWDNLRIFLGAARSQSALEAAHALKMSQSTISRRIQRLERDTGSKLFERSSQGLRLTAAGHRLLEHVERLETTLQAVETSVFSDSVTLTGEIRLGATEGFGTFFLAPQVTHFCARHPGITVDVLPLPRNVNLSKREADASVAIDRPSANSFVTCKLTEYRLLPYATPQYLSEHPPIKTTEDLIGHRWIDYVDDLIFSNQQFSLPRWLPSLKPVFRSTSVIAQAEAVRAGFGIGVLPCFLGSLGGDLVPVLPDQIDITRTFWLVAPPERRELARVKALWDYIRDVAEANHDFLMGNTTESVRIA
- a CDS encoding CoA-acylating methylmalonate-semialdehyde dehydrogenase; the protein is MSSRIDHFIAGKQFSEADTRTGPVFNPSTGREIARCAYGSRSTVDHAVQVATEAGRRWARGSHASRQAVIFKLRDLMLHNFDLLAEVIGREHGKTIEDAKGELGRAIEGIEFACGAPHVSKGEYANNVGGDIEVFSMRRPIGVVGCITPFNFPIMVPAVMMTMAVAVGNSVVWKPSEKVPSAAIEFARLWKEAGLPDGVFNVVQGDKEVVDAILEHPGIAGISFVGSTPVGEYIYQKGTSHNKRVAAFTGGKNHMIVMPDADLDAAASAFVSAGFGSSSQRCMAVSLLLPVGHETADRLLELVVPKIKALKVGAYDDPSADFGAVVSSESKATVEGAIGRCIEEGGQMVIDGRNVSVPGHPDGYYLGPTLFDRVTTDMQMYKEEIFGPVRGILRPATLNEAIDITNEHEYGNGSVIFTRDGKTAHRFMMEVESGMIGVNVPVPLPTASFNFGGLRRSKFGDGHLYGPDAARFYTKLKTISQRWPEPDTAALPISLAFNPAG
- a CDS encoding zinc-binding dehydrogenase; this translates as MKAVLIVHEDGSDKPRLKYSTVDDPVPGPNDLLVSVRSAGINRIDLQRSTAHGGPTAGKPLIAGLEIAGEVLELGRDVKGFKVGDVVMGMTTGAYAEKATIDHRLAMPIPEPFSFDQAVAVTTVYATAHNALVTNGRFRRGQTVLIQGAASAVGVATLQIAKAMGAGVVIGTGRSFRKGEQVLRLGLDRFLVKGQDSVAEEVARLTNDRGVDVVVDMVGGTALSDNLTSVALGGHIVNVGWMGGKRDELDLDTLARKRVTLVGVSFRTRTIEQKAELFMQFQKDVFPLFLEGKISPIIEKSYPLSEAEAVQDEIAQDTHLGKFLLHP
- the mmsB gene encoding 3-hydroxyisobutyrate dehydrogenase — encoded protein: MDIGFIGLGNMGIPMVRNLLVAGNQVHVFDMSDKAISEAVEYGAVATSSISELAKKVDVIVSMLPTPAIVKEVMVSPEGVIPNAREGTLVIDCSTSDPKTAVQLEALAVTRGLNLIDAPVSGGVPGAKAGTLTFMVGGTEAGFLAAKPVLTAMGQNVVHCGPPGSGQAAKLCNNLLLGVSTIAVSESMCLGVRLGLDPSVLANIINSSSGRCWVSEVYNPYPGVVSGSPASNDFLGGFACDLMIKDLSLALDAAHGVHQPLPMTAASKQFFQIMSHQGNGAKDITAIVRMFQQ
- a CDS encoding ABC transporter substrate-binding protein; translation: MKKHTLKNSIAMVFAVLASSSNAQQGKISDDVVKIGVLTDMSGSYSEFSGAGAVAAVKMAVDDFGGKVLGKPIEVVVADHQNKTDLASTKAREWFDTQKVDVIVDLTNSSIALAVSRLAMEKSKIAIVTGAMTERLTNEECSPNTVHYVADSYAFANGTGKAMVDQGGNTWFIVAADYAFGNLMLGRLSTTVTNSGGKVVGYIKHPLAASDFSSFILQAQSSGARVIGLANAGVDTVNAMKSAQEFGITRGGKQNIVGLATVITDVHAMGLNIAQGLLLTTPFYWDMNDATRQFSKRYFSRVKKMPNMVQAGDYSAVTHYLKAVEATGTDEAGAVMQKMREIPINDFFAKNGTIREDGRMVHDMYLMQVKTPAESKYPWDYYKLVKQLPASTVTISPEKSACRLFKQKS
- a CDS encoding AraC family transcriptional regulator, translating into MTKEQARNREIQRLDYQPSAPYRLDLEIIPVSDLKRRRRNKQSVNTHRYRFHSLVYVTDGQCTQWVDFKAIGCEPGSLLVVRPGQAHSFGKDENWDGWIILFRPEFLLPALTPTRDVKLVFDVERLPRHLNLRSEDQRCLVNSISQMREDAQIAAPSEDIHALLRYQLHTLLIRINILRGQEQGEKMLNSPELNRFKRFEQLVDQQFAQSHQVAEYARQLGYTEKSLTRATLSVMDMTAKSFITTRINLEAKRLLAHTDLPINAIAVKLGFEEATNFVKFFKREVRCTPTEFRRRHAIDGPRS
- a CDS encoding RidA family protein, which encodes MVYLTAIRWGIVMSVAAGLGAGVAYAQNIQKMNPDNVAPPIVPEYSHLAVVPSGMKLLYLAGQLGIRPDGSIPESFDDQLIQAYENVRHILASQGASPQDIVKVSVYAVGEPVDRKRLSEYRHRFFAGAPHPASTFIFVSKLARPDFLVEVEAIAAVPVSHQ
- a CDS encoding DoxX family protein, which produces MRDSKLRLVTEFDIDSAAFQMFWKTNMTNSSLLPVSNGRILRICLWAAQILVSGFFALAASMKIGMSIEPLAKIFPWMGQVPSWVVRGTGIFDLAGALGLVLPAVTRVAPRLTIWAAWGCSGLQFCAILFHFSRGEAVATPLNFILLALSLFIVWGRSLKASIYAGGSLRKTPG
- a CDS encoding AraC family transcriptional regulator, with protein sequence MAQQTISPDFVADALACLRRQGFAVEPVLAAAGLPVNVLEPVTTQQYGRLWHAIAEASDDEFFGLSARPMRYGSFALLCHTVLHAGKLGKALRRALKFLRVVLDDPHGELVVADGKAQVVLTGQCVPHPAFAYRTFWLILLGLACWLVGRRIPLQRIDFACLCPDQRTDYRQFFGVPVHFGQPDNRLVFDASYLDLPTIRSEQALKSFLRGAPGNLLVRYRHDTGWVTRMRAHLKAVPAAEWPNFETLARQLRMTPATLRRRLRDEGQSFATIKDEMRSALALSLLHEGSHTVAEIACKLGFTEPSAFHRAFRKWTGNSPGAIRRGFHDGKPKHALKR